The following proteins come from a genomic window of Marinobacter sp. MDS2:
- a CDS encoding ATP-binding cassette domain-containing protein, whose product MLEVEHLCFRYPGQAKGWEYHFSLHPGRCVAIHGASGSGKTTLLNLIAGFLQPDSGQILWQGKPIQNLEPWNRPVTSVFQEHNLFEHLDVATNIGLGLHPGLKLTSDQKQSIVQGLERTGLAGFGSRMPGDLSGGQRQRVALVRAILRRQPLLLLDEPLTGLDSEAKDSLRAMLQEEKSRGVALILASHDEDDRKLLADSYWNL is encoded by the coding sequence ATGCTTGAGGTCGAACACCTGTGTTTTCGTTACCCGGGCCAAGCCAAAGGCTGGGAGTATCACTTCTCATTGCACCCCGGCCGTTGCGTGGCGATTCATGGTGCCAGCGGGAGCGGCAAAACCACTTTGCTGAATCTGATCGCCGGCTTTCTGCAGCCGGATTCAGGCCAGATTCTCTGGCAGGGTAAGCCGATCCAGAACCTAGAGCCTTGGAACCGCCCGGTGACCAGCGTGTTTCAAGAACACAATTTGTTTGAGCACCTGGATGTGGCCACCAATATTGGCCTGGGGCTTCACCCGGGATTGAAGCTGACCTCTGATCAAAAGCAAAGCATCGTCCAGGGGCTCGAGCGCACCGGGCTAGCAGGATTCGGCTCGAGAATGCCCGGCGATCTTTCCGGTGGGCAACGACAACGAGTGGCTTTGGTGAGAGCGATTCTGCGGCGACAGCCTCTATTGCTTCTGGATGAGCCACTCACCGGTTTGGACAGCGAGGCCAAAGACAGCCTCAGAGCCATGCTGCAGGAAGAGAAGTCTCGGGGCGTCGCCCTGATTCTCGCCAGCCACGACGAAGATGACCGAAAGTTATTGGCAGACTCCTACTGGAATCTCTAA